A genomic stretch from Alteribacter keqinensis includes:
- a CDS encoding flagellar hook-basal body protein: MNQAMINSAVTLGQLQHKMDTTGHNLANMNTSGYKRRDVSFSDLLFQQVNNQTSQQYETGRQTPAGIRTGTGGAVAQTAVRFEQGSISQTGRDLDVAITEPGYYFELVPGENGERRFTRDGAFYLSPNPNNQAENFLVDRSGEYIQSQDGQPITIPGSFRDLRVSESGEIQVTLNDGENTEVTAGQLQLVSITKPQLLESHGGNYYGLPDLDELNLGIDDVLTETAGTQVFQQGALEMSNVDMAKEMNDMLQTQRGYQFNTRAISITDEMMGLVNNIR, encoded by the coding sequence GTGAATCAAGCAATGATTAACTCAGCCGTAACGCTCGGACAGCTCCAGCACAAAATGGACACCACCGGGCACAACCTGGCAAACATGAATACATCAGGATATAAACGGCGGGACGTCAGCTTTTCCGACCTGTTATTCCAACAGGTCAATAATCAAACCTCCCAACAGTACGAAACAGGAAGGCAGACACCGGCAGGGATCCGCACCGGAACGGGGGGAGCCGTAGCCCAGACAGCCGTCCGCTTCGAACAGGGATCCATCTCCCAGACAGGCCGTGATCTTGATGTTGCCATCACGGAACCAGGCTATTATTTTGAACTCGTACCAGGAGAAAACGGCGAACGGCGCTTCACCCGTGACGGTGCCTTTTATCTGTCACCAAATCCGAACAACCAAGCCGAGAACTTCCTCGTCGACCGATCCGGCGAATACATACAGTCACAGGATGGCCAGCCCATCACGATCCCGGGCAGCTTCCGTGACCTGAGAGTGAGTGAATCCGGCGAAATCCAGGTCACACTGAATGATGGGGAAAATACAGAGGTTACTGCAGGACAATTGCAGCTTGTTTCTATTACAAAACCGCAGCTCTTGGAAAGTCACGGGGGAAATTATTATGGACTCCCTGATTTAGATGAGCTTAACCTCGGGATCGATGACGTTCTCACAGAGACCGCAGGCACACAAGTGTTCCAGCAGGGGGCTCTTGAGATGTCCAACGTGGACATGGCCAAAGAAATGAATGATATGCTTCAAACGCAGCGGGGATATCAGTTTAATACCCGTGCCATTTCGATCACTGATGAGATGATGGGACTTGTAAACAACATCCGTTAA
- a CDS encoding flagellar hook-basal body protein: MLRGLHTTASAMIAQQRRQEMLTDNLANANTPGFKADQGSLRTFPNMLIQATGTDHSRRFGSNHVGELATGVYMQERTPDFTQGDIQETGNVTDLALLQGNVPVNEETGQAATLLYTVESDDGTIRYTRNGNFTVDGAGFLTTSQGNYVLDSEGERINTGNEQFTVNEWGEILTGPDQQPLTQLNVAIVPDPAQLVKEGNGLLRYEGEEPPVTAVNNDDAEYQIQQGFIERSNVDAARTMTEMMATLRSFEANQRMLQSYDKSMERAVNDVGRIG, from the coding sequence ATGCTCAGAGGACTTCACACAACGGCATCAGCCATGATTGCCCAGCAGCGCCGTCAGGAAATGCTTACTGATAATTTAGCAAATGCGAATACACCAGGGTTTAAAGCAGATCAAGGCTCGCTTCGGACGTTTCCTAACATGCTCATTCAGGCCACAGGAACCGACCATTCCCGGCGGTTTGGATCAAACCACGTAGGAGAGCTTGCAACTGGCGTTTATATGCAGGAACGAACACCGGATTTTACCCAGGGCGACATTCAGGAAACGGGCAATGTCACTGATCTTGCGCTGCTTCAGGGGAACGTTCCGGTTAACGAAGAGACAGGACAGGCTGCAACGCTTCTATATACTGTGGAGTCTGATGACGGCACCATCCGTTACACCCGAAACGGAAACTTCACCGTTGATGGCGCAGGCTTTTTAACAACGTCACAGGGAAATTACGTTCTTGACAGTGAGGGAGAGCGGATCAACACAGGGAATGAGCAATTTACCGTGAACGAATGGGGAGAAATCCTGACCGGGCCAGATCAGCAACCACTGACCCAGCTTAACGTTGCCATCGTCCCTGATCCGGCCCAGTTGGTTAAAGAAGGGAACGGCCTTCTTCGCTACGAAGGGGAAGAACCCCCGGTTACAGCGGTCAACAACGATGATGCTGAGTACCAGATCCAACAAGGGTTTATTGAACGATCGAACGTGGACGCAGCCCGGACCATGACCGAAATGATGGCTACGCTGCGCTCTTTCGAAGCAAACCAGCGCATGCTGCAGTCCTATGATAAAAGCATGGAGCGGGCAGTGAACGATGTAGGCAGAATCGGGTAA
- a CDS encoding rod shape-determining protein, protein MFGRDIGIDLGTANVLIHMKGRGIVLNEPSVVAIDTNTKRVLAVGYEAFRMVGRTPGNIVALRPMKDGVIADFDMTESMLKHFLDKIKVRNFFSKPRILICCPTNITSVEQKAIREAAEKSGGKSIFIEEEPKVAAIGAGMDIYQPYGNMVVDIGGGTTDVAVLSMGDIVTASSIKVAGDRFDHDILNYIKKKYKLLIGERTAEQIKFEVGTVSPEGRNEEIDIRGRDMVSGLPRTITVTSQEISESLEESVYHIVQASKTVLEQTPPELSADIIDRGVILTGGGAYLHGMDELLAQELKVPVFVAEEPMNCVVNGTGKLLHNLDRLSKRGIKV, encoded by the coding sequence ATGTTTGGTAGGGATATCGGAATAGATCTCGGTACAGCTAATGTACTTATTCACATGAAAGGGCGGGGGATTGTTCTTAATGAACCATCCGTTGTAGCCATTGACACAAACACAAAACGAGTATTGGCAGTCGGTTATGAAGCTTTCCGCATGGTCGGACGTACGCCCGGGAACATCGTGGCGCTCCGCCCGATGAAGGATGGTGTTATCGCTGATTTTGACATGACTGAATCAATGCTTAAGCACTTTCTTGATAAAATAAAAGTCCGTAACTTTTTCTCCAAACCAAGAATCCTCATCTGCTGCCCGACCAACATTACTTCCGTTGAGCAGAAAGCGATCCGGGAAGCTGCAGAAAAAAGCGGCGGCAAATCCATCTTTATTGAAGAAGAACCGAAAGTGGCAGCGATCGGCGCCGGCATGGATATTTACCAGCCATACGGAAACATGGTGGTCGACATCGGCGGAGGAACAACGGACGTAGCTGTCCTTTCCATGGGCGATATCGTAACAGCTTCTTCCATAAAAGTAGCCGGAGACCGTTTTGACCACGACATCCTGAATTACATAAAGAAAAAATACAAGCTTCTCATCGGCGAACGTACTGCCGAGCAGATTAAATTTGAAGTAGGAACTGTATCACCTGAGGGTCGTAACGAAGAAATCGATATCCGCGGACGCGATATGGTGAGCGGACTGCCAAGAACGATTACCGTCACCTCCCAGGAAATCAGCGAATCCCTTGAGGAGTCGGTCTACCATATTGTACAAGCGTCCAAGACTGTTCTTGAGCAGACACCACCGGAACTTTCAGCAGACATTATTGACCGCGGGGTCATCCTCACCGGAGGAGGCGCGTATCTTCACGGCATGGACGAGCTTCTCGCACAGGAGCTAAAAGTACCGGTTTTCGTAGCCGAAGAGCCGATGAACTGCGTCGTGAACGGAACAGGAAAACTCCTGCATAACCTGGACCGCCTGTCTAAACGGGGAATTAAAGTCTGA
- the spoIIID gene encoding sporulation transcriptional regulator SpoIIID codes for MHDYIKERTIKIGRYIVETRKTVRTIAKEFGVSKSTVHKDLTERLPEINQELANEVKEILEYHKSIRHLRGGEATKVKYKKTHVGKKMAETKA; via the coding sequence GTGCACGATTACATCAAAGAGAGGACAATCAAGATCGGTAGGTACATCGTCGAGACGAGAAAGACAGTACGAACCATCGCAAAGGAATTCGGCGTTTCCAAAAGCACGGTCCACAAAGATCTGACCGAGCGGCTGCCTGAAATCAACCAGGAACTGGCGAATGAAGTAAAAGAAATTCTCGAGTACCATAAATCCATTCGTCACCTTCGCGGAGGAGAAGCAACAAAAGTGAAGTACAAAAAGACTCATGTGGGAAAAAAGATGGCGGAAACGAAAGCGTAA
- a CDS encoding M23 family metallopeptidase, with amino-acid sequence MNQEEKQVSKVEQLKANLKRLMKKRFTMPALYLTLAAVVITGFIWLTSTSEDLTQDPTQDSEFDIVQPGDDEDATPVAVQNEVFEMPVLDENEVSVVGSFYDYESSVDEQVDALIQYNNYYYQNKGVDFASDNGESFDVTAAMSGTVVKAEEDALFGQVVHVEHDDDILSIYQSLEGVLVEAGQTVKQGDVMARAGRNLYNTDAGVHLHFEIRKDGVPVNPLEYMEQPIASLPDVDEDQAAQEPGSEELPESVVEDLRQED; translated from the coding sequence ATGAATCAAGAAGAAAAACAAGTTTCCAAAGTGGAACAACTTAAGGCGAATCTCAAACGCCTGATGAAAAAACGTTTTACAATGCCGGCTCTTTACTTAACGCTTGCTGCAGTCGTAATTACAGGTTTTATCTGGCTAACATCTACAAGTGAAGATCTTACGCAGGATCCAACGCAAGACTCTGAGTTTGATATTGTTCAGCCAGGGGACGATGAAGATGCTACACCTGTAGCGGTGCAAAACGAAGTGTTTGAAATGCCGGTACTTGATGAAAACGAAGTAAGTGTCGTAGGAAGCTTTTATGACTATGAGTCTTCTGTTGACGAGCAAGTAGATGCCTTAATTCAGTACAATAATTACTACTACCAAAATAAAGGTGTCGACTTTGCATCTGATAACGGAGAAAGCTTCGATGTGACAGCAGCCATGAGTGGTACAGTTGTTAAAGCTGAAGAAGACGCGTTGTTCGGACAAGTGGTTCACGTAGAACATGATGATGACATCCTGTCTATCTATCAAAGCCTTGAAGGCGTACTGGTAGAAGCGGGTCAGACTGTGAAACAAGGTGACGTAATGGCAAGAGCCGGACGTAACCTGTATAACACAGATGCTGGTGTTCACCTGCACTTTGAGATCCGTAAAGACGGTGTTCCGGTAAATCCACTGGAGTACATGGAGCAGCCAATCGCTTCTCTCCCGGATGTTGACGAGGATCAGGCGGCACAAGAGCCTGGAAGTGAAGAACTTCCGGAATCAGTTGTCGAAGATCTCAGACAGGAAGACTAG
- the spoIID gene encoding stage II sporulation protein D, protein MKQFIFVGIILMGVILVIPSLLVVWFAGDEPEQAAQEATASIDSLQQQEETQSAQSAGGELTVSVFRSQSETIEEVDFESYIAGVVASEMPASYEKEALKAQALTARTYIIRQLTSPSDVNIPEGADVTDTVMHQVFQDQEELKARHGDNYEDMMAKIEEAVAETKGEVITFNGSPITATFFSTSNGYTENSEEYWENEIPYLRSVESPWDKESPRFSGERTFTVPEFESTLGVSVAGISGSAIGEITERTTGGRVGKVRFGDTEFTGREIRDKLELDSSDFTITRNGTEIVVTTRGWGHGVGMSQFGADGMAKEGKTYQDIIHHYYKDVQITEAENILGSFTAKK, encoded by the coding sequence ATGAAGCAATTTATATTTGTCGGAATTATTCTCATGGGGGTCATCTTAGTGATTCCCTCCCTGCTTGTTGTCTGGTTTGCAGGAGATGAGCCTGAGCAGGCGGCACAGGAAGCAACAGCCTCAATCGACTCGCTGCAACAACAGGAGGAGACTCAGAGCGCCCAGAGCGCTGGTGGAGAGCTGACAGTCTCAGTTTTCAGATCTCAGAGTGAAACCATTGAAGAAGTGGATTTCGAAAGCTACATTGCTGGTGTAGTTGCTTCAGAGATGCCGGCCTCTTATGAAAAGGAAGCATTAAAGGCCCAGGCGCTCACAGCACGCACCTATATTATCAGGCAGCTGACGAGTCCGAGTGACGTCAACATTCCCGAGGGGGCCGATGTGACCGATACGGTCATGCATCAGGTTTTTCAGGACCAGGAAGAGCTTAAAGCGAGACATGGAGACAACTATGAAGATATGATGGCCAAAATTGAAGAAGCGGTTGCTGAAACTAAAGGAGAGGTCATCACATTCAACGGCAGCCCGATTACTGCAACGTTTTTCTCGACGAGCAACGGTTATACAGAAAACTCGGAAGAATACTGGGAAAATGAAATTCCTTATTTGCGCAGTGTAGAAAGTCCGTGGGATAAAGAATCACCTCGATTTAGCGGGGAGCGTACATTCACGGTTCCAGAATTTGAATCAACTCTCGGTGTAAGCGTGGCCGGCATATCGGGCAGCGCTATAGGTGAAATAACAGAGCGTACAACCGGCGGACGTGTAGGGAAGGTCCGTTTTGGTGATACAGAATTCACTGGAAGGGAGATCCGCGATAAACTCGAATTGGACTCAAGTGACTTTACGATCACCCGTAACGGAACTGAAATTGTTGTTACTACTAGAGGCTGGGGCCACGGCGTGGGTATGAGCCAGTTTGGAGCAGACGGGATGGCCAAGGAAGGAAAGACTTATCAGGACATCATTCATCACTACTACAAGGACGTTCAGATCACAGAGGCCGAAAACATACTGGGCAGCTTTACAGCCAAAAAATAA
- the murA gene encoding UDP-N-acetylglucosamine 1-carboxyvinyltransferase — protein sequence MEKIIVRGGRQLSGTVRIEGAKNAVLPVIAASILASKGKSKIYDVPALADVYTINEVLRNLNIDVNYENGAIDVDATKALKTEAPFEYVRKMRASFLVMGPLLARVGHARIALPGGCAIGSRPIDQHLKGFEAMGAKVEIGNGFIEAKVEDKLVGNKIYLDFPSVGATENIMMAASMAEGTTIIENAAEEPEIVCLATYLNSMGAKVRGAGTGTIRIEGVKELTGAEHTIIPDRIEAGTFMVAAAISKGNVLLENVEPEHLRPLISKLNEMGVIIIEESDGIRVIGPEKLKSVDLKTMPHPGFPTDMQAQMMALLLRAEGTSVITETVFENRFMHVEEFRRMNGNIKIEGRAAIVSGPNELQGAEVSATDLRAGAALVVAGLVADGYTRVTELKHIDRGYVDFAGKLKALGADVERIYEAQENELENLEAPAPLKMDPNFA from the coding sequence TTGGAAAAAATTATTGTCCGCGGCGGCAGGCAGTTGAGCGGCACAGTTCGCATTGAAGGTGCGAAAAACGCCGTATTGCCGGTCATCGCAGCATCTATACTCGCCAGCAAAGGGAAGAGCAAGATTTATGATGTTCCAGCTTTAGCTGATGTATACACGATCAATGAAGTTTTACGAAACCTTAACATTGATGTTAATTACGAAAACGGCGCCATTGACGTGGACGCTACAAAAGCACTGAAAACGGAAGCACCGTTTGAATATGTACGTAAAATGAGAGCATCTTTCCTTGTAATGGGACCGCTTCTTGCAAGAGTGGGCCACGCCCGTATTGCACTCCCTGGTGGCTGTGCAATCGGATCACGTCCGATAGACCAGCACCTGAAAGGCTTTGAAGCCATGGGAGCGAAAGTGGAAATCGGTAATGGCTTCATCGAGGCCAAAGTGGAAGATAAGCTTGTGGGGAACAAGATCTACCTTGATTTCCCAAGTGTAGGTGCAACTGAGAACATCATGATGGCTGCTTCAATGGCTGAAGGTACAACGATCATTGAAAACGCAGCAGAAGAGCCGGAAATTGTTTGTCTTGCAACGTACTTAAACTCCATGGGAGCAAAGGTGCGCGGAGCAGGTACAGGTACGATCCGCATTGAAGGTGTGAAAGAACTGACCGGAGCAGAGCACACAATTATTCCGGACAGAATCGAAGCAGGTACCTTTATGGTTGCGGCGGCGATCTCTAAAGGTAACGTGCTTCTTGAGAACGTAGAGCCTGAACATTTACGCCCGCTCATTTCCAAGCTTAACGAAATGGGTGTCATCATCATCGAAGAAAGCGACGGGATCCGTGTTATCGGTCCTGAAAAACTCAAGTCTGTAGACCTGAAAACAATGCCTCACCCTGGTTTCCCAACGGACATGCAAGCCCAAATGATGGCGCTTCTGCTTCGTGCTGAAGGAACCAGCGTGATCACGGAAACGGTATTTGAAAACCGCTTTATGCACGTGGAGGAATTCCGCCGCATGAACGGTAACATCAAAATCGAAGGCCGTGCTGCCATTGTATCGGGACCAAATGAACTGCAGGGAGCTGAAGTTTCTGCGACGGACCTTCGTGCCGGAGCTGCCCTTGTTGTAGCAGGCCTTGTGGCTGACGGCTACACAAGAGTAACAGAACTTAAGCACATCGACAGAGGTTATGTTGACTTTGCAGGTAAATTGAAAGCACTTGGCGCAGACGTAGAGCGTATTTACGAAGCGCAGGAAAATGAACTTGAAAATCTTGAAGCACCGGCTCCATTAAAGATGGATCCGAACTTTGCATAA
- a CDS encoding YwmB family TATA-box binding protein produces the protein MGKYTVVTGSLILIFLLWIGVAQGNENLDKDVIAQSPIQTIQQMNDKMTENTIRTSRWHIYARNNDPNTMTKSTFEEFVQQNKGQLSMFDWAKITYENGNEVWEGIRTDINQTVTERVTLTSIRVADDEYQAYHTYNASMIPIKHDGNTEFSMLFDNVQSPEWLQQSEFFVRAEGVLPENSADDFEKWGTEITQTFSANVVESLQEASFVSISAYAPFLGTPLEANGEPMNLQIALRKNEQGLGGETTVTIGTPIITAEY, from the coding sequence ATGGGGAAATACACGGTTGTCACAGGGAGTCTGATATTGATTTTCCTGCTATGGATCGGAGTAGCTCAAGGAAACGAAAATTTGGACAAAGACGTAATAGCACAATCACCAATACAAACAATACAGCAGATGAACGATAAAATGACGGAAAATACCATTCGTACAAGTCGTTGGCACATTTACGCCAGAAACAATGACCCGAATACGATGACGAAGAGTACGTTTGAAGAATTTGTTCAGCAGAATAAAGGACAGCTGAGTATGTTCGATTGGGCAAAGATTACGTACGAAAATGGAAATGAGGTTTGGGAAGGGATAAGAACGGATATTAACCAAACTGTAACGGAAAGAGTCACCTTAACGTCTATACGTGTTGCAGATGATGAATATCAGGCTTATCACACCTATAACGCATCAATGATCCCCATCAAACATGATGGAAACACCGAGTTCTCAATGCTTTTTGACAACGTTCAATCACCTGAATGGCTGCAGCAATCAGAATTTTTTGTTCGTGCAGAAGGCGTATTACCCGAGAACAGCGCAGACGATTTTGAAAAATGGGGAACAGAGATTACACAAACATTTTCCGCAAATGTAGTTGAATCCTTACAAGAAGCATCATTCGTTTCAATTTCCGCATATGCCCCTTTTTTAGGGACACCTCTTGAAGCGAACGGCGAACCGATGAACTTACAGATCGCTCTAAGGAAGAATGAACAAGGATTGGGCGGTGAAACAACCGTCACAATTGGCACGCCAATAATTACGGCTGAATATTAA
- a CDS encoding DUF1146 family protein, with product MDVSVGGNAVLEQFGQQALVSLFVNITVLVTVWWALQTFKWDLFVSDPDGPKAKAFVILIAIAITHLVSSFLLNYLNWSTMLQHLF from the coding sequence ATGGACGTTAGCGTTGGAGGTAATGCAGTTTTGGAACAGTTCGGTCAGCAGGCGTTGGTCAGTCTTTTTGTAAATATCACAGTTCTGGTCACAGTCTGGTGGGCTTTACAGACATTCAAGTGGGACTTGTTTGTATCAGACCCTGACGGCCCCAAGGCAAAAGCATTTGTTATCCTGATCGCCATCGCCATTACGCATTTGGTAAGCAGCTTCCTGTTGAACTACCTCAATTGGTCAACAATGCTACAGCACTTATTTTAA
- a CDS encoding NADH-quinone oxidoreductase subunit N: MLSFDADWSLMTPEIVLAAAALLIFTIDFMTGINGKKPFIGRLSIVALLATAALVLFWNGGNSGSIGDMFVVDPFSTAFKILILTGTAIVIGISMYYLDRHPDVYQGEFYSLLLFASLGAMLMVSSADLITLFIGLEILSISAYCMAGFKKYSKKSTEAAVKYVVLGGTASAFILYGMSFMYGLTGTTSLVEIGAQIGSLFDAYPFLVMMSLLFMLVGFGFKISVVPFHMWAPDVYEGAPTPVTSFLTVISKIAAFAIILRVFFTGFGGIYEEWGFIIAIVAAVTMIAGNLIALTQHNVKRLMAYSGIAQAGYLLVPIAAFVTLDMTVSVILFYAVAYMVMTLGAFAVITIVTESSGSEDILSFSGLYRRSPFLAIAMSAFLISLAGLPVSAGFTGKAWIFFQAISADMLWLAVIMIVTSIVSFFYYFGIIRQMFMKEPKEKEGQLRIPAGMSGIVTVTLIFTLGLGILPFLLINFFTTMQWMAF; this comes from the coding sequence ATGCTTTCTTTTGATGCGGACTGGTCTTTAATGACCCCGGAGATTGTATTGGCAGCTGCTGCTTTACTCATCTTTACGATTGACTTTATGACAGGGATCAACGGGAAAAAGCCGTTCATCGGCCGCCTGAGTATCGTTGCTCTTCTGGCCACTGCGGCCCTGGTTCTGTTCTGGAACGGGGGGAATTCCGGAAGTATCGGTGATATGTTCGTCGTTGACCCGTTTTCGACCGCTTTTAAAATACTGATTCTCACAGGCACGGCCATTGTGATCGGAATCAGCATGTACTATCTTGACCGGCATCCCGATGTGTATCAAGGTGAGTTTTATTCTCTGCTTCTGTTCGCTTCTCTCGGGGCTATGCTCATGGTTTCATCGGCAGACCTGATTACACTGTTTATCGGTCTTGAAATTTTAAGTATTTCAGCTTACTGTATGGCCGGGTTTAAAAAGTACAGTAAGAAATCAACTGAAGCAGCAGTGAAATACGTTGTCCTGGGCGGGACCGCTTCCGCTTTCATTCTCTACGGAATGTCCTTTATGTATGGCCTGACAGGAACAACAAGCTTAGTAGAAATCGGTGCACAGATCGGTTCGCTGTTCGATGCGTATCCATTCCTTGTGATGATGAGCCTTTTGTTTATGCTCGTCGGATTCGGCTTTAAGATATCCGTCGTTCCGTTCCATATGTGGGCGCCGGATGTGTATGAAGGTGCACCGACGCCGGTGACATCCTTCCTGACGGTCATATCCAAAATCGCAGCTTTTGCCATCATCCTGCGCGTCTTTTTCACTGGATTTGGCGGCATTTATGAAGAATGGGGGTTTATTATCGCTATCGTGGCGGCGGTCACGATGATTGCCGGAAACCTCATTGCCCTTACGCAGCATAACGTAAAGCGGCTGATGGCATACTCGGGCATTGCCCAGGCGGGATATCTTCTCGTACCAATTGCCGCTTTTGTAACGCTTGATATGACAGTCAGTGTGATCTTGTTTTACGCTGTTGCGTACATGGTGATGACTCTAGGAGCCTTCGCTGTCATCACGATTGTGACCGAGAGCTCGGGCTCGGAAGACATCCTGAGCTTTTCAGGATTATACCGGCGCTCTCCTTTTCTCGCCATTGCCATGAGTGCATTCTTAATTTCTCTTGCCGGTCTGCCCGTTTCTGCCGGTTTTACCGGGAAGGCATGGATCTTCTTTCAGGCCATATCCGCAGACATGCTCTGGCTTGCGGTGATTATGATCGTGACAAGTATTGTTTCGTTCTTTTACTACTTCGGAATTATCAGGCAGATGTTTATGAAAGAACCAAAAGAGAAGGAGGGGCAGCTTCGGATCCCTGCTGGAATGTCGGGAATCGTAACCGTTACGCTGATTTTCACTCTGGGCCTTGGGATTCTGCCATTTTTACTGATTAACTTCTTTACGACGATGCAATGGATGGCGTTTTGA
- a CDS encoding complex I subunit 4 family protein yields the protein MIPNILSWLVFLPLAGALILLVIPRENKNVIRSLAAGTALITLILSLIVWSGFDRGASSAQMGVSYPWIDFGLLQINYELGIDGLSLPLLLLTTVVTTLGIFASFTIQDRIKEYFVWTLVLMTGMLGVFTALDLFLFFLFFELTLIPMFFIIGIWGGKKREYASFKFLIYTGLGSGVMFLAFIAMAFKGSEAIGAAEATFNMAALADIYANPANPEAVSAAFKTGLFAALLLAFAVKLPIFPLHTWLPDAYAEAPVAATMILAGVLSKLGAYGLLRIGYGILPDQAVSFATFIAVLAVINILYGACLALVQTDLKKLIAYASISHMGIILLGAASFTEAGLQGAIFQMVSHGVITALLFFMVGAIYERTKTRELSELGGLSKSIPVLTGFMLAAALASLGLPGLSGFVSELLAFIGIFGASPDVIPQAVPIAVIGALGIILTAAYLLWAVQRTAFGQLNERFTGLKDARPVEYIPMVGLLGVSLLIGIYPNVLSDVINSTVIDFVSRIGG from the coding sequence ATGATTCCTAACATTCTCTCGTGGCTCGTATTTTTACCACTTGCAGGGGCTCTTATCCTGCTCGTAATCCCAAGGGAAAATAAAAACGTCATCCGCTCACTGGCAGCGGGGACGGCTTTAATCACACTGATTCTTTCCCTTATTGTGTGGTCGGGTTTTGACAGAGGGGCTTCCAGTGCTCAGATGGGGGTGAGTTATCCCTGGATTGACTTCGGTCTCCTACAGATCAATTATGAGCTTGGGATTGACGGTCTTTCCCTGCCGCTCCTCCTGCTCACAACCGTTGTGACTACCCTCGGAATTTTTGCATCCTTTACAATTCAGGACAGGATTAAAGAGTATTTTGTCTGGACACTCGTTCTCATGACCGGGATGCTCGGTGTGTTTACAGCACTCGATCTGTTCCTGTTCTTTCTTTTCTTTGAACTTACTCTTATTCCTATGTTTTTTATCATCGGAATCTGGGGCGGGAAAAAACGTGAATACGCCTCATTTAAATTTCTGATCTACACAGGGCTTGGGAGTGGCGTGATGTTTCTCGCTTTTATTGCCATGGCTTTCAAAGGTTCAGAGGCAATTGGGGCGGCAGAAGCCACATTCAATATGGCGGCCCTTGCAGACATTTATGCCAACCCTGCAAACCCGGAGGCGGTCAGTGCTGCTTTTAAAACAGGATTGTTTGCTGCTTTACTGCTTGCTTTCGCAGTGAAGTTGCCGATTTTTCCCCTTCACACCTGGCTTCCTGACGCGTATGCCGAAGCGCCTGTAGCAGCAACAATGATTCTGGCCGGTGTTCTTTCAAAGCTCGGAGCCTACGGACTGCTCAGAATCGGTTATGGTATTTTACCCGATCAGGCTGTCTCGTTTGCCACATTCATTGCTGTGCTCGCAGTGATCAATATTCTATACGGTGCGTGTCTGGCGCTTGTTCAGACCGATCTGAAAAAGCTGATTGCCTATGCGAGCATCAGTCATATGGGAATCATTCTTCTCGGTGCGGCTTCTTTTACGGAAGCAGGCCTTCAGGGAGCGATCTTTCAGATGGTTTCCCACGGTGTCATTACCGCTCTCCTGTTCTTCATGGTTGGAGCCATTTACGAACGGACCAAGACCCGGGAACTGTCGGAGCTCGGAGGACTGTCCAAGTCGATTCCGGTGCTCACAGGGTTTATGCTTGCTGCAGCCCTTGCATCTTTGGGACTTCCCGGACTCTCGGGATTTGTGAGTGAACTCCTTGCCTTTATCGGCATTTTCGGTGCTTCGCCGGATGTCATTCCACAGGCTGTGCCCATTGCTGTGATCGGAGCTCTCGGAATCATTCTGACGGCTGCTTACCTCCTCTGGGCGGTGCAGCGGACGGCGTTTGGGCAGCTGAATGAGAGATTTACAGGTCTGAAGGATGCAAGGCCGGTGGAATACATTCCGATGGTCGGTCTTCTTGGAGTGAGTCTCCTGATCGGGATTTATCCGAATGTGTTAAGTGACGTGATAAACAGTACCGTAATTGACTTTGTGTCAAGGATAGGGGGGTAA